One region of Gossypium raimondii isolate GPD5lz chromosome 6, ASM2569854v1, whole genome shotgun sequence genomic DNA includes:
- the LOC105772018 gene encoding uncharacterized protein LOC105772018: protein MLHGTNFKEYKRHLLIMLGCMDIDLALRKEQLAPLIAASTLDAKMDVERWDCSNCMSLMDYEHNILEAFRGTESEEITQAKGFLNEIEKHFSKSDKVEMKSLLTCLMSVKYKGQGNLRDYIMDMFHVTSRLKAHKIELSEELFILMVLVSLLT, encoded by the coding sequence ATGCTTCATGGGACTAATTTCAAGGAATATAAAAGGCACTTGCTTATAATGCTTGGTTGTATGGATATAGATCTTGCTCTAAGGAAAGAACAACTTGCACCTCTCATTGCGGCAAGCACCCTTGATGCTAAAATGGATGTTGAGAGGTGGGATTGTTCAAACTGCATGAGTCTAATGGATTATGAGCACAACATTCTAGAAGCCTTTAGGGGCACAGAATCTGAAGAGATTACTCAGGCCAAGGGTTTCCTTAACGAAATTGagaaacatttttccaaaagcGATAAAGTTGAGATGAAATCACTTCTGACTTGTTTGATGTCTGTGAAGTACAAGGGTCAAGGAAACTTGAGGGACTACATTATGGATATGTTCCATGTTACTTCAAGACTTAAGGCACATAAGATCGAGCTTTCTGAGGAATTGTTTATTCTTATGGTTTTGGTATCACTTCTTACATag